The genomic DNA CTCCTGGTGATGGCTGTGTTAGAATTCATCTTTAAAGGGGGCTTCAATGAAAAAGTTGTGTTTAGCTTCTATTCTTGCGTTGCTATTGCTGATGGCGGGCTGTGCATCGGTACCGAAATGCTTTGTAAACGTTGACTCCTTACAGGCGCCAGGCACTGATGATAAAAAGAACTTCATCCTTCTTCCGGGCAATAAGGACACATCTTTAAGCGACCTTCAGTTTAGGGAATACGAGGCTTATATAAATCGCGCACTGATCTCAAGAGGCTTTGTGCCAGCAGAATCTATCGAAACAGCAAACCTTGCCATTTTTGTTGTTTACGGCATCGGAGACCCTCAACAACATCAATACTCATATTCAGTACCTGTGTGGGGACAGACTGGGGTCTCTTCATCCACGACACAGGGTATGTTAAGTACGTATGGAAATTATGGAACTTATAGTGGGACAACCACGTATAACCCAACTTACGGTATCAAGGGTTATTCATCTCACGTTGGCACTTATACAACGTACTTCAGATTCTTGGTGCTTGATGCTATTGACCTATCTGAGTACCGAAAATCAAAAAAGGAAGTGCAGCTGTGGAAAACAACTGTAACGAGCGCAGGCAGGAGTGGTGATCTAAGGCGTGTTTTTCCAATTATGGTCACTGCCTCAAAACCACATATCGCTACGAATTCAGGGCAGCAGATCAAAATAGAGATTTATGAGAATGACCCCAACATTCTCGAAATAAAAAACCAAGTGCCCATGAGCCCAAAAAAATGAGAGACGGGGACAGGGGCATCCTTCAATATTTCAATTAAACGGATGGCGTGAAGTAAAATGAATAGTCATAAATCTTCAATAATGAGACTTTGTAGACAATGTGTCTACAACATTTGTAGAAAATGTTTCTACAGAATTTAGAATCCCCGTAAAGCCAATACAGGCTTTGGTTTGAGCAATTAAGTATTATATGTATTCACTGTGAATGTAAGCATGGAAACCTGTTGATAAATGTTTTTTCTGAAGTACAGATGGGGACCAAGAGAACATTCCTGAAATGTTGAAATGTGATAAGTGCAAAATCTTATAATGACCGCCCCACGAGATAATACAGCCGACGTCTTACAACCATGGTTGATTTTGTCGTTATGCGATGAATATGAGCACAATATATAGCCATACATATTACCATACTTTAGTATTGCCAGAAGTGGGCAGTTCTGGTATAGTCTAATAATGAGAAAAGCAACTTTTGAATGGGATGAAGAAAAAGACAAGGAGAACCAAACCAAACACGGTATTTCTTTTCTGACCGCACAACAGGCTTTTCTTGATCCCCGCCGTGTTATCGCGGAAGACGTTACCCATAGCACCGAAGAGGATAGGTATTACTGCATGGGATATGTCGGTGAAGGTATTCTGACCGTCAGATTCACATACCGTGGCAATGTTATTCGCATCTATGGCGCAGGTTATTGGAGAAAAGGAAGGAAAATCTATGAAGACCAAAATAAAATACACTGATGAAACTATGGGCGATCTAAAGATCGTCAAAGACTTTCTCCCCCCACCCGATCAATTGGTGCTGAGGGAAGACAATGTGAAGGTCACCATATCTTTGAAGAAATCAAGTATCACTTTCTTTAAAGAACAGGCAAAGAAACAGAAGACTTCTTACCAGAAGATGATAAGAGAGGTAGTGGACTGGTATGCTTCACATTATCAGAAAAGTGCATAACCCGTCATTCCAGGGCATCCGCAAAGCGTCGCGCTGAATTCTGTGTTATATTTTGAAATGCATTTATAGAACGAAATGAATATAAGACAAAAAATACGAAAAGGTCTCATTTTATTTTCTTTCTTTTTATTCCCGGCAACTTTCTACTATTTATCTCCAGTGCTCATTGTTCAGGCAAGCTCAAA from Pseudomonadota bacterium includes the following:
- a CDS encoding BrnT family toxin, whose protein sequence is MRKATFEWDEEKDKENQTKHGISFLTAQQAFLDPRRVIAEDVTHSTEEDRYYCMGYVGEGILTVRFTYRGNVIRIYGAGYWRKGRKIYEDQNKIH
- a CDS encoding CopG family transcriptional regulator; translation: MKTKIKYTDETMGDLKIVKDFLPPPDQLVLREDNVKVTISLKKSSITFFKEQAKKQKTSYQKMIREVVDWYASHYQKSA